Proteins encoded by one window of Bactrocera oleae isolate idBacOlea1 chromosome 4, idBacOlea1, whole genome shotgun sequence:
- the LOC106618331 gene encoding uncharacterized protein isoform X2: MKFSCATFFFTLTIAAQLQCIHTTVSDELVQYKRTLDEATDALQNVEESPALSGNIELQRQRRKSIDDLLQNSDFDLNLDLEREALNLDQDMTHPLQERDVKQDNKKNKDDLANKHNVNDQLNDLVRSNSNFQNMHRKLLNSFHNSPSNLKNFNLDEMLQKQRSSEGKGSKNSNSSSKEEKEKNTGKDKESNDYNNANKNNQHKNSNNGAGNTNKDSYLTSNSWKSSWNDKDNFNTDMDFGKSGSMNAPYSQTFSKFDTNSFNTNTNSHKSGFSDGSSVLTKAYISCKPSSSNAGHGKSDKAYFEFTSNLQNPAPSKPSSPKSNLNTFLLLEANNYRNALQSKNMDNLEELNEKKVDPEMRRMMEKVEFPHLKLDFDTQMEDFQKSRTKPDAEDDDEPISYEKTIENIHFPSIVNDQFDLARNDLSHEADYKLSKIEQEQSEPRKGHARGSEGLSGLQSFSGKMNIPSKRSAGFNAMDEIKLKTSTRLMAKGLGPSLPSYALTETQQELKLDDVVKKLEKSYASENPHIGLGDYSNSRSTSRLSKDELDWQDRLRHMEEIEERSYEKLLNEEPETSTGDSDTKTKTEDIILGPTYTILRRRRTSAQPDEEEESNLLDLLRTKRVTKNPSDDGNVHSQITEKLKPNDLLVDRLPDLRPVSSNKALADEVSVPIESAAEEPSQEDAAADDVDADSDQLDDMDDAQLVDDNQVLAGENVGNSHTKRCGEQEGNYKTTEDKSTRDKDNDVKHEMTIFKFKRDINKDEDSNEPKRHVKRIGVVNEDGEMTAVKEVDLGGLLDLMTLDNLMSKRESHEKENLNAAEENSVAATDKLISKGDPKQKVLRRRRREIDVSKKEVFNDDSLHVLNGSERRRRSLNRNDKLRIRREAEKTKESEEKKDKEKIKGNVEAKKNKPIDDEKDSAKKLTRGEVKEESTPEHLMDKRHTQAVDPIDDNNGDNRKVVHTELLINDDGNLIPAEPFERRGMPSRSDTLNDAAVIAADRKAMNAARATYARNAESAGNYIDAREDNYGDLMERLRRLSLRNRVHEPEQESDFSNSVSEFGNQKFDNLKQIDQDARNFDGMPVDNLWYGSDPWEEDQDNNNQQAKTDDTTNRNQSNQQHSALILKIEDGAIKSIERKEQPSKQNEAGVVNEKIGNSEEEETGGGDDAAFGWFGNSKNKDAASCKGEDNGLVLQLNDKMLNCTAFNTLESFLKSVQQQQNRADGSRGGGHTSNGGGNNSNGGGNNSNGGGITHTNNKNENCGEQARHGGHSGQLGGGGEQRNGGYGAGDNRPFGNAGGSHDKFGHGGYGDRVNGNSGGAKSGGSNTGDGGGNGFGPAGSNCGTKGTDGSSGQKAMKLNITINASVMGDQKAKNFFGNGTIKVQSEDRERRGISFPQFEAFKRYTTKRKCAKPKASCDENKVNGKGSLELVKSMFNMAKCNPQMKPLWAVLKRNQQCLKKIPPQDNGFEKMQKDDVNHIEDMVQQAMEAISDIIDDQVEQRSCIPLPPELRIFYDEILDIYESNSAEGVREKRANIDAPFNEFSKEVRLIDPNTVEERSRIVKKLLRQYDGLPIEDQQQMVSVRDDLLQNLNMLQHMQLEQMHKKREPKEQQPQKAQQPLQEQKPQQVQQPQQEQQPQQVQQPQQEQQPLQEAQPEQEQEHQPAILQVRKEDKDMSAEMDSDMQARERREVLKRLEVEKDVDEQVIKAFDLPYTPEYVRLMKASELMQEQDQREAERSREN, encoded by the exons ATGAAATTTTCGTGCGCGACTTTCTTCTTTACACTCACGATTGCCGCGCAATTACAATGCATACATACGACCGTCAGCGATGAGCTCGTGCAATACAAGCGAACGCTGGACGAAGCCACCGATGCTTTGCAAAATGTGGAAGAGTCACCGGCGCTCAGCGGTAATATCGAATTGCAGCGACAACGCCGAAAGTCGATCGATGATCTGCTACAAAACTCAGACTTCGATTTAAATTTGGATTTAGAGCGCGAGGCGCTTAATTTAGACCAAGATATGACACATCCCCTGCAGGAACGTGACGTCAAGCAGGACAATAAGAAGAATAAGGATGATTTGGCAAATAAACACAATGTGAACGATCAGTTGAATGATCTGGTGCGGTCCAAttcgaattttcaaaatatgcatAGAAAATTGTTGAATAGTTTTCACAATAGCCCAAGCAATTTGAAGAATTTCAATTTGGACGAAATGTTACAGAAACAACGAAGCTCCGAAGGTAAAGGTTCGAAGAATTCAAATAGTAGTAGCAAGGAAGAGAAAGAAAAGAATACTGGTAAGGACAAAGAATCGAATGATTACAACAATGCCAATAAAAACAATCAACATAAAAATTCCAATAACGGTGCAGGCAATACAAATAAGGACAGCTACCTAACCAGTAACAGTTGGAAGTCGAGTTGGAACGATAAGGATAACTTTAATACTGACATGGACTTTGGTAAATCTGGTTCCATGAATGCACCGTACTCGCAGACATTCTCCAAATTTGACACTAACAGtttcaatacaaatacaaatagtcATAAAAGTGGGTTTAGTGATGGTTCAAGTGTGTTAACCAAAGCCTACATTAGCTGTAAGCCGTCATCGAGCAATGCTGGGCACGGTAAAAGTGATAAGGCCTACTTTGAATTCACTTCCAATCTCCAGAATCCAGCACCTAGTAAACCGAGCAGTCCAAAGAGCAATTTGAATACTTTTTTACTACTCGAAGCGAATAACTACCGGAATGCGTTACAGTCGAAGAACATGGACAACCTGGAAgaattgaatgaaaaaaaagtcGATCCCGAAATGCGTAGAATGATGGAGAAGGTTGAGTTTCCACATTTAAAGTTAGATTTTGATACACAAATGGAGGATTTCCAGAAGTCCAGAACGAAGCCAGACGCCGAGGATGATGACGAACCCATCAGTTATGAgaaaacaattgaaaatatacattttccTAGTATAGTTAACGATCAATTCGATTTGGCACGCAACGATTTGTCGCACGAAGCCGACTATAAACTTTCAAAAATCGAACAAGAACAATCAGAACCACGTAAGGGACATGCACGTGGTAGCGAAGGACTTAGTGGCTTGCAGAGCTTCAGCGGTAAAATGAATATACCTTCGAAGCGGAGTGCAGGCTTCAATGCCATGGATGAAATAAAGCTAAAGACCAGCACACGCTTAATGGCTAAAGGTTTGGGTCCTTCATTGCCCAGTTATGCGCTCACCGAAACGCAGCAGGAACTAAAGTTGGACGATGTAGTAAAGAAGTTGGAGAAGAGCTACGCGTCGGAAAACCCCCATATTGGTTTAGGTGATTACAGCAACTCACGTAGCACGAGCCGATTATCAAAAGACGAGCTGGATTGGCAAGACCGTCTAAGGCATATGGAAGAAATCGAGGAGCGTTCTTATGAAAAGTTACTCAATGAGGAACCAGAAACCTCCACCGGCGATAGTGACACGAAAACTAAAACCGAAGATATTATATTAGGTCCGACGTATACTATATTACGTCGTAGGCGTACAAGTGCGCAGCCAGACGAAGAAGAGGAGAGTAACCTCTTAGATTTATTGCGCACTAAACGGGTCACCAAAAATCCAAGCGACGATGGTAATGTGCATTCACAAATTACAGAAAAATTAAAGCCAAATGATTTATTAGTGGATCGATTGCCAGACCTTAGGCCCGTCAGTAGCAATAAAGCGTTAGCTGATGAAGTGTCTGTACCAATAGAATCAGCTGCTGAAGAACCGTCACAGGAAGACGCAGCAGCAGATGATGTAGATGCCGATTCAGATCAACTCGATGATATGGATGATGCACAGTTGGTCGATGATAACCAAGTATTGGCGGGTGAAAATGTCGGAAACTCACATACCAAACGTTGTGGCGAACAGGAGGGTAATTATAAGACTACCGAAGATAAAAGTACGCGCGATAAGGATAATGATGTGAAACATGAAATGACGATATTCAAATTCAAGCGTGACATTAATAAAGATGAGGACTCCAACGAACCGAAGCGGCACGTTAAGCGTATTGGTGTAGTCAATGAGGATGGCGAAATGACTGCCGTAAAGGAAGTCGATTTAGGAGGACTGCTTGATCTTATGACGTTGGACAATCTCATGTCTAAGCGAGAAAGCCATGAAAAAGAGAATTTAAATGCAGCTGAGGAAAATAGTGTAGCGGCAACAGACAAGTTGATTTCAAAAGGTGATCCAAAACAAAAAGTATTGCGCAGACGCAGACGTGAAATAGATGTTTCTAAAAAGGAAGTTTTCAACGATGACAGTTTACATGTGTTGAATGGTTCTGAAAGAAGACGACGTTCACTCAATAGAAATGATAAACTACGCATTAGAAGAGAAGCTGAAAAGACAAAGGAGAGTGAAGAGAAAAAAGATAAAGAGAAGATAAAAGGAAATGTGGAGGCAAAAAAGAACAAGCCAATAGATGACGAAAAGGACAGTGCTAAAAAGTTAACGCGAGGTGAGGTAAAAGAAGAGAGTACGCCTGAGCATTTGATGGACAAGCGGCACACACAAGCTGTTGACCCCATCGATGATAATAATGGCGATAATCGCAAGGTAGTACACACTGAATTGTTAATAAACGATGACGGAAATTTAATACCGGCTGAGCCTTTTGAAAGGCGCGGGATGCCGTCAAGAAGCGATACGCTTAACGATGCAGCCGTAATAGCGGCGGACAGAAAGGCCATGAACGCTGCCAGAGCGACTTATGCGAGAAATGCTGAAAGTGCTGGTAACTATATTGATGCGCGTGAAGATAACTACGGCGATTTAATGGAGCGGTTAAGACGACTGTCGCTGCGTAATCGTGTACATGAACCGGAACAGGAAAGTGATTTTAGCAACTCTGTTAGTGAGTTTGGCAATCAAAAATTTGATAATCTCAAACAGATCGATCAAGATGCCCGTAATTTTGATGGGATGCCTGTCGACAACCTTTGGTATGGCTCCGATCCATGGGAGGAAGATCAGGACAATAACAATCAGCAAGCTAAAACTGATGATACCACAAACAGAAATCAGTCAAACCAACAACACTCGGCGCTGATTTTAAAGATCGAAGATGGTGCGATCAAAAGTATTGAAAGAAAAGAGCAGCCGAGCAAGCAGAATGAAGCGGGTGTGGTAAATGAGAAAATAGGGAATAGCGAGGAAGAAGAAACGGGTGGTGGTGATGACGCGGCGTTCGGTTGGTTTGGAAATAGTAAGAATAAAGACGCGGCAAGTTGCAAAGGTGAAGACAATGGTTTAGTATTGCAATTGAATGATAAGATGCTCAACTGCACCGCATTCAATACTTTGGAGAGTTTTCTTAAGTCCGTACAGCAGCAGCAAAATAGAGCTGATGGTAGCAGAGGTGGCGGTCACACTTCAAATGGAGGTGGTAACAATTCAAATGGAGGCGGTAATAATTCAAATGGTGGTGGTATCACTCATACCAACAATAAGAATGAGAACTGCGGGGAACAAGCCAGACACGGTGGTCATAGCGGACAGTTAGGTGGTGGTGGTGAGCAAAGAAATGGTGGTTATGGAGCAGGAGACAATCGACCTTTCGGAAATGCGGGTGGTTCGCATGACAAGTTTGGGCATGGAGGTTATGGAGATCGAGTAAATGGTAATAGTGGAGGTGCTAAAAGCGGTGGAAGCAACACTGGTGATGGTGGTGGAAATGGTTTTGGACCTGCTGGCAGCAACTGTGGAACGAAGGGCACCGACG GTTCAAGTGGGCAGAAAGCCATGAAGCTGAACATCACTATCAATGCGAGCGTTATGGGGGACCAGAAGGCGAAGAACTTTTTCGGCAATGGCACGATTAAAGTGCAGAGTGAAGATCGCGAACGACGTGGCATTTCGTTTCCACAATTCGAAGCATTTAAACGTTACACAACGAAGCGAAAGTGCGCGAAGCCGAAGGCGAG TTGCGATGAAAACAAGGTAAATGGGAAGGGCTCGTTGGAACTTGTCAAATCTATGTTCAATATGGCGAAATGTAATCCGCAAATGAAACCATTGTGGGCCGTTTTAAAGCGTAATCAACAATGTTTGAAGAAAATTCCACCACAGGATAACGGTTTTGAGAAAATG caaaaggacGATGTTAATCATATCGAAGACATGGTTCAACAAGCTATGGAGGCCATTAGTGATATAATCGACGATCAAGTGGAACAACGCTCTTGCATACCACTGCCACCCGAGTTGAGAATATTTTACGATGAAATATTGGATATCTACGAAAGCAATTCGGCTGAAGGCGTAAGAGAAAAGCGTGCTAATATCGATGCACCTTTTAATGAATTCAGCAAAGAAGTGCGTCTCATTGACCCGAACACTGTTGAGGAACGGTCGCGTATCGTTAAGAAACTACTGCGCCAATACGATGGTTTACCGATTGAGGATCAACAACAGATGGTAAGCGTACGTGATGATCTCTTGCAGAATCTGAACATGTTGCAACATATGCAATTGGAGCAGATGCATAAGAAGCGTGAGCCAAAAGAGCAGCAGCCGCAAAAAGCCCAACAGCCGCTGCAAGAGCAGAAACCGCAACAAGTACAACAGCCGCAACAAGAGCAGCAGCCGCAACAAGTACAACAGCCACAACAAGAGCAGCAGCCGCTGCAGGAGGCGCAGCCGGAGCAGGAGCAAGAACATCAGCCAGCTATACTGCAGGTGCGAAAAGAAGACAAGGATATGTCAGCGGAGATGGACAGTGATATGCAAGCACGGGAGCGGCGCGAAGTGTTGAAGCGCTTGGAAGTCGAGAAGGATGTTGACGAGCAGGTCATAAAAGCATTCGATCTACCGTATACACCCGAATATGTACGCTTGATGAAAGCGTCGGAATTAATGCAAGAGCAAGATCAAAGAGAAGCTGAGCGGAGTAGGGAGAACTGA
- the LOC106618331 gene encoding uncharacterized protein isoform X1, translating into MKFSCATFFFTLTIAAQLQCIHTTVSDELVQYKRTLDEATDALQNVEESPALSGNIELQRQRRKSIDDLLQNSDFDLNLDLEREALNLDQDMTHPLQERDVKQDNKKNKDDLANKHNVNDQLNDLVRSNSNFQNMHRKLLNSFHNSPSNLKNFNLDEMLQKQRSSEGKGSKNSNSSSKEEKEKNTGKDKESNDYNNANKNNQHKNSNNGAGNTNKDSYLTSNSWKSSWNDKDNFNTDMDFGKSGSMNAPYSQTFSKFDTNSFNTNTNSHKSGFSDGSSVLTKAYISCKPSSSNAGHGKSDKAYFEFTSNLQNPAPSKPSSPKSNLNTFLLLEANNYRNALQSKNMDNLEELNEKKVDPEMRRMMEKVEFPHLKLDFDTQMEDFQKSRTKPDAEDDDEPISYEKTIENIHFPSIVNDQFDLARNDLSHEADYKLSKIEQEQSEPRKGHARGSEGLSGLQSFSGKMNIPSKRSAGFNAMDEIKLKTSTRLMAKGLGPSLPSYALTETQQELKLDDVVKKLEKSYASENPHIGLGDYSNSRSTSRLSKDELDWQDRLRHMEEIEERSYEKLLNEEPETSTGDSDTKTKTEDIILGPTYTILRRRRTSAQPDEEEESNLLDLLRTKRVTKNPSDDGNVHSQITEKLKPNDLLVDRLPDLRPVSSNKALADEVSVPIESAAEEPSQEDAAADDVDADSDQLDDMDDAQLVDDNQVLAGENVGNSHTKRCGEQEGNYKTTEDKSTRDKDNDVKHEMTIFKFKRDINKDEDSNEPKRHVKRIGVVNEDGEMTAVKEVDLGGLLDLMTLDNLMSKRESHEKENLNAAEENSVAATDKLISKGDPKQKVLRRRRREIDVSKKEVFNDDSLHVLNGSERRRRSLNRNDKLRIRREAEKTKESEEKKDKEKIKGNVEAKKNKPIDDEKDSAKKLTRGEVKEESTPEHLMDKRHTQAVDPIDDNNGDNRKVVHTELLINDDGNLIPAEPFERRGMPSRSDTLNDAAVIAADRKAMNAARATYARNAESAGNYIDAREDNYGDLMERLRRLSLRNRVHEPEQESDFSNSVSEFGNQKFDNLKQIDQDARNFDGMPVDNLWYGSDPWEEDQDNNNQQAKTDDTTNRNQSNQQHSALILKIEDGAIKSIERKEQPSKQNEAGVVNEKIGNSEEEETGGGDDAAFGWFGNSKNKDAASCKGEDNGLVLQLNDKMLNCTAFNTLESFLKSVQQQQNRADGSRGGGHTSNGGGNNSNGGGNNSNGGGITHTNNKNENCGEQARHGGHSGQLGGGGEQRNGGYGAGDNRPFGNAGGSHDKFGHGGYGDRVNGNSGGAKSGGSNTGDGGGNGFGPAGSNCGTKGTDVTMRPLGSSGQKAMKLNITINASVMGDQKAKNFFGNGTIKVQSEDRERRGISFPQFEAFKRYTTKRKCAKPKASCDENKVNGKGSLELVKSMFNMAKCNPQMKPLWAVLKRNQQCLKKIPPQDNGFEKMQKDDVNHIEDMVQQAMEAISDIIDDQVEQRSCIPLPPELRIFYDEILDIYESNSAEGVREKRANIDAPFNEFSKEVRLIDPNTVEERSRIVKKLLRQYDGLPIEDQQQMVSVRDDLLQNLNMLQHMQLEQMHKKREPKEQQPQKAQQPLQEQKPQQVQQPQQEQQPQQVQQPQQEQQPLQEAQPEQEQEHQPAILQVRKEDKDMSAEMDSDMQARERREVLKRLEVEKDVDEQVIKAFDLPYTPEYVRLMKASELMQEQDQREAERSREN; encoded by the exons ATGAAATTTTCGTGCGCGACTTTCTTCTTTACACTCACGATTGCCGCGCAATTACAATGCATACATACGACCGTCAGCGATGAGCTCGTGCAATACAAGCGAACGCTGGACGAAGCCACCGATGCTTTGCAAAATGTGGAAGAGTCACCGGCGCTCAGCGGTAATATCGAATTGCAGCGACAACGCCGAAAGTCGATCGATGATCTGCTACAAAACTCAGACTTCGATTTAAATTTGGATTTAGAGCGCGAGGCGCTTAATTTAGACCAAGATATGACACATCCCCTGCAGGAACGTGACGTCAAGCAGGACAATAAGAAGAATAAGGATGATTTGGCAAATAAACACAATGTGAACGATCAGTTGAATGATCTGGTGCGGTCCAAttcgaattttcaaaatatgcatAGAAAATTGTTGAATAGTTTTCACAATAGCCCAAGCAATTTGAAGAATTTCAATTTGGACGAAATGTTACAGAAACAACGAAGCTCCGAAGGTAAAGGTTCGAAGAATTCAAATAGTAGTAGCAAGGAAGAGAAAGAAAAGAATACTGGTAAGGACAAAGAATCGAATGATTACAACAATGCCAATAAAAACAATCAACATAAAAATTCCAATAACGGTGCAGGCAATACAAATAAGGACAGCTACCTAACCAGTAACAGTTGGAAGTCGAGTTGGAACGATAAGGATAACTTTAATACTGACATGGACTTTGGTAAATCTGGTTCCATGAATGCACCGTACTCGCAGACATTCTCCAAATTTGACACTAACAGtttcaatacaaatacaaatagtcATAAAAGTGGGTTTAGTGATGGTTCAAGTGTGTTAACCAAAGCCTACATTAGCTGTAAGCCGTCATCGAGCAATGCTGGGCACGGTAAAAGTGATAAGGCCTACTTTGAATTCACTTCCAATCTCCAGAATCCAGCACCTAGTAAACCGAGCAGTCCAAAGAGCAATTTGAATACTTTTTTACTACTCGAAGCGAATAACTACCGGAATGCGTTACAGTCGAAGAACATGGACAACCTGGAAgaattgaatgaaaaaaaagtcGATCCCGAAATGCGTAGAATGATGGAGAAGGTTGAGTTTCCACATTTAAAGTTAGATTTTGATACACAAATGGAGGATTTCCAGAAGTCCAGAACGAAGCCAGACGCCGAGGATGATGACGAACCCATCAGTTATGAgaaaacaattgaaaatatacattttccTAGTATAGTTAACGATCAATTCGATTTGGCACGCAACGATTTGTCGCACGAAGCCGACTATAAACTTTCAAAAATCGAACAAGAACAATCAGAACCACGTAAGGGACATGCACGTGGTAGCGAAGGACTTAGTGGCTTGCAGAGCTTCAGCGGTAAAATGAATATACCTTCGAAGCGGAGTGCAGGCTTCAATGCCATGGATGAAATAAAGCTAAAGACCAGCACACGCTTAATGGCTAAAGGTTTGGGTCCTTCATTGCCCAGTTATGCGCTCACCGAAACGCAGCAGGAACTAAAGTTGGACGATGTAGTAAAGAAGTTGGAGAAGAGCTACGCGTCGGAAAACCCCCATATTGGTTTAGGTGATTACAGCAACTCACGTAGCACGAGCCGATTATCAAAAGACGAGCTGGATTGGCAAGACCGTCTAAGGCATATGGAAGAAATCGAGGAGCGTTCTTATGAAAAGTTACTCAATGAGGAACCAGAAACCTCCACCGGCGATAGTGACACGAAAACTAAAACCGAAGATATTATATTAGGTCCGACGTATACTATATTACGTCGTAGGCGTACAAGTGCGCAGCCAGACGAAGAAGAGGAGAGTAACCTCTTAGATTTATTGCGCACTAAACGGGTCACCAAAAATCCAAGCGACGATGGTAATGTGCATTCACAAATTACAGAAAAATTAAAGCCAAATGATTTATTAGTGGATCGATTGCCAGACCTTAGGCCCGTCAGTAGCAATAAAGCGTTAGCTGATGAAGTGTCTGTACCAATAGAATCAGCTGCTGAAGAACCGTCACAGGAAGACGCAGCAGCAGATGATGTAGATGCCGATTCAGATCAACTCGATGATATGGATGATGCACAGTTGGTCGATGATAACCAAGTATTGGCGGGTGAAAATGTCGGAAACTCACATACCAAACGTTGTGGCGAACAGGAGGGTAATTATAAGACTACCGAAGATAAAAGTACGCGCGATAAGGATAATGATGTGAAACATGAAATGACGATATTCAAATTCAAGCGTGACATTAATAAAGATGAGGACTCCAACGAACCGAAGCGGCACGTTAAGCGTATTGGTGTAGTCAATGAGGATGGCGAAATGACTGCCGTAAAGGAAGTCGATTTAGGAGGACTGCTTGATCTTATGACGTTGGACAATCTCATGTCTAAGCGAGAAAGCCATGAAAAAGAGAATTTAAATGCAGCTGAGGAAAATAGTGTAGCGGCAACAGACAAGTTGATTTCAAAAGGTGATCCAAAACAAAAAGTATTGCGCAGACGCAGACGTGAAATAGATGTTTCTAAAAAGGAAGTTTTCAACGATGACAGTTTACATGTGTTGAATGGTTCTGAAAGAAGACGACGTTCACTCAATAGAAATGATAAACTACGCATTAGAAGAGAAGCTGAAAAGACAAAGGAGAGTGAAGAGAAAAAAGATAAAGAGAAGATAAAAGGAAATGTGGAGGCAAAAAAGAACAAGCCAATAGATGACGAAAAGGACAGTGCTAAAAAGTTAACGCGAGGTGAGGTAAAAGAAGAGAGTACGCCTGAGCATTTGATGGACAAGCGGCACACACAAGCTGTTGACCCCATCGATGATAATAATGGCGATAATCGCAAGGTAGTACACACTGAATTGTTAATAAACGATGACGGAAATTTAATACCGGCTGAGCCTTTTGAAAGGCGCGGGATGCCGTCAAGAAGCGATACGCTTAACGATGCAGCCGTAATAGCGGCGGACAGAAAGGCCATGAACGCTGCCAGAGCGACTTATGCGAGAAATGCTGAAAGTGCTGGTAACTATATTGATGCGCGTGAAGATAACTACGGCGATTTAATGGAGCGGTTAAGACGACTGTCGCTGCGTAATCGTGTACATGAACCGGAACAGGAAAGTGATTTTAGCAACTCTGTTAGTGAGTTTGGCAATCAAAAATTTGATAATCTCAAACAGATCGATCAAGATGCCCGTAATTTTGATGGGATGCCTGTCGACAACCTTTGGTATGGCTCCGATCCATGGGAGGAAGATCAGGACAATAACAATCAGCAAGCTAAAACTGATGATACCACAAACAGAAATCAGTCAAACCAACAACACTCGGCGCTGATTTTAAAGATCGAAGATGGTGCGATCAAAAGTATTGAAAGAAAAGAGCAGCCGAGCAAGCAGAATGAAGCGGGTGTGGTAAATGAGAAAATAGGGAATAGCGAGGAAGAAGAAACGGGTGGTGGTGATGACGCGGCGTTCGGTTGGTTTGGAAATAGTAAGAATAAAGACGCGGCAAGTTGCAAAGGTGAAGACAATGGTTTAGTATTGCAATTGAATGATAAGATGCTCAACTGCACCGCATTCAATACTTTGGAGAGTTTTCTTAAGTCCGTACAGCAGCAGCAAAATAGAGCTGATGGTAGCAGAGGTGGCGGTCACACTTCAAATGGAGGTGGTAACAATTCAAATGGAGGCGGTAATAATTCAAATGGTGGTGGTATCACTCATACCAACAATAAGAATGAGAACTGCGGGGAACAAGCCAGACACGGTGGTCATAGCGGACAGTTAGGTGGTGGTGGTGAGCAAAGAAATGGTGGTTATGGAGCAGGAGACAATCGACCTTTCGGAAATGCGGGTGGTTCGCATGACAAGTTTGGGCATGGAGGTTATGGAGATCGAGTAAATGGTAATAGTGGAGGTGCTAAAAGCGGTGGAAGCAACACTGGTGATGGTGGTGGAAATGGTTTTGGACCTGCTGGCAGCAACTGTGGAACGAAGGGCACCGACG TTACAATGCGTCCACTAGGTTCAAGTGGGCAGAAAGCCATGAAGCTGAACATCACTATCAATGCGAGCGTTATGGGGGACCAGAAGGCGAAGAACTTTTTCGGCAATGGCACGATTAAAGTGCAGAGTGAAGATCGCGAACGACGTGGCATTTCGTTTCCACAATTCGAAGCATTTAAACGTTACACAACGAAGCGAAAGTGCGCGAAGCCGAAGGCGAG TTGCGATGAAAACAAGGTAAATGGGAAGGGCTCGTTGGAACTTGTCAAATCTATGTTCAATATGGCGAAATGTAATCCGCAAATGAAACCATTGTGGGCCGTTTTAAAGCGTAATCAACAATGTTTGAAGAAAATTCCACCACAGGATAACGGTTTTGAGAAAATG caaaaggacGATGTTAATCATATCGAAGACATGGTTCAACAAGCTATGGAGGCCATTAGTGATATAATCGACGATCAAGTGGAACAACGCTCTTGCATACCACTGCCACCCGAGTTGAGAATATTTTACGATGAAATATTGGATATCTACGAAAGCAATTCGGCTGAAGGCGTAAGAGAAAAGCGTGCTAATATCGATGCACCTTTTAATGAATTCAGCAAAGAAGTGCGTCTCATTGACCCGAACACTGTTGAGGAACGGTCGCGTATCGTTAAGAAACTACTGCGCCAATACGATGGTTTACCGATTGAGGATCAACAACAGATGGTAAGCGTACGTGATGATCTCTTGCAGAATCTGAACATGTTGCAACATATGCAATTGGAGCAGATGCATAAGAAGCGTGAGCCAAAAGAGCAGCAGCCGCAAAAAGCCCAACAGCCGCTGCAAGAGCAGAAACCGCAACAAGTACAACAGCCGCAACAAGAGCAGCAGCCGCAACAAGTACAACAGCCACAACAAGAGCAGCAGCCGCTGCAGGAGGCGCAGCCGGAGCAGGAGCAAGAACATCAGCCAGCTATACTGCAGGTGCGAAAAGAAGACAAGGATATGTCAGCGGAGATGGACAGTGATATGCAAGCACGGGAGCGGCGCGAAGTGTTGAAGCGCTTGGAAGTCGAGAAGGATGTTGACGAGCAGGTCATAAAAGCATTCGATCTACCGTATACACCCGAATATGTACGCTTGATGAAAGCGTCGGAATTAATGCAAGAGCAAGATCAAAGAGAAGCTGAGCGGAGTAGGGAGAACTGA